TTGGGAGGTGGCAGCGTCAGTAGGGCACCCGTCTCCCCCCACTTCTTGTTGGGAGGGGCCTCATTTTTCTCTGAGCTACGCACAGAGTGTCAGAGGGGCACCCAGGCTGGTCAGGAGGCTAGTGTCTATGCACCAGCCAGCTTCGTTGGCAAACTCGAGAGAAAAGCCGCCCCGCCTAACGGGGTGGGAGCGTGGACGGTGCGTGTGGCCTAGCAGGACTGATAAGTGGCGGTCAGCAGGGCCCCACCCCATGCTGCAGACCAGCCCCTGCCCTGACTTGTCGTTAGTTGGTTCTTCTACTCTTGCTGCGACCCCACGAAGTAGTTCCTCCTACCACCCCCCTTACCAGGGGGTGAGCGGAGGCTCTGGCAGGTGGCTGGCTGCTTAAGGGCATGGGGTCAGGCCCCAGGCTGTGCCGCCCCTGCACCAGGCTCTTTCTGGCAGTGCTGGCGGTGGTCCGCCTGcagcaggagctggaggaggctgaggagagTGACCCGCGGGGCGCCGTGGGCATCTGCGAGCAGCTGGGGGACCTGTTCTCCAAGGCGGGCGACTTCCCCAAGGCCGCCGTGGCCTACCAGAAGCAGGTGCGTGCccgggctggggcgggggtgagggCACCGGGGCTGTGGGCTGAGGGGTGTGGCGCAGCCCTGGCCTCGCTGTTGCCGCTTTCCCAGCTGCAGTTCGCGGAGCTGCTAAACAGGCCGGGGCCTGAGCTGGCCGTCATCCACGTGTCCCTGGCTGCCACCCTGGGGGACATGAAGGACCACCGCCAGGCCGTGCGCCACTATGAAGAGGAGCTGAGGCTGCGGGACGGCAGCGCCCTGGAGGTGAGGGGTCACGGcgccctgccctgcctggggctctgtCCCAGGACTGCTGCCCTCGGGGGTGGGCACGGGAGGGCTGTCGTCCTTCTGTCTCGTGTGGGCAGCCATGGGGAGCCGGGGCCAGCTGGGTGCGGGGGCAGCCGCCACCGAGTTcatgcctcctcctccaggaggccAAGACCTGGTTGAACATCGCGCTGTCCCGTGAGGACGCCGGTGACGCCTACGAGGTGCTGGCGCCGTGCTTCCAGAAGGCTCTCAGCTGTGCCCAGCAAGCTCAGCAGCCGCGGCTGCAGGTGTGggagcccgcccgcccgcccacGCTGGGATCCCCACATACAGCTTCCCCGCAGCCTGTCCGTCCCCCGTCCCTGTCTCTGCTCTGGCCCTGAGCTGGGTGTCCCCTGCTCCTCAGAGGCAGGTCTTACGGCACCTCCACGCGGTGCAGCTGAGGCTGCAGCCTCAGGAGGCCCCTGGCACTGAAGCCAGGCTGCAGGAGCTGAGGCCGGCtgaaggtgaggaggaggagggggacgaGGAAGACGAGGAGGACGAGGGGGACGACGCCGCCCTGGAGGCCATCGAGGTGGAGCTCTCAGAGAGCGGTGAGGCTTGGACGCTGTGCCGGCGTTCCCTCCCTGACGCCTgcgcggggccggggccggtGGGTCCTGCTCACAGGCTCATGATGGGAGGGAACAGCCCAGCGCGGGGTGGGCAGCTGGCGCAGGTGAGACaggtggaggagggtggaggagggggtgggtgcAGGGAGCTGGGCACAGCCGGTGCCGGGAAGCTGGCGGGCGTCTGCAGGGGCGGTGGCTCGGGGCAGACCTGGGGAAACGCACCACAAGCGGGCAGAGGAGCCAAGCGGGTCCCGAGACCCTCGAGGGCCCGCGCAGGTTCCCCTGAGGCCAGCGTGCTCAGCTCCGTGGGGCAGCCGTGAGGGTGAGCTGTGGCGGAAGCCGGCTCAGGCAGCGGGCCAGTGGGTGGGCTTCAGGAGTCAGCTGGCTCCTGGCTGCACGGTCCCGGAGTGGCTTCAGTTTTGAACTCGAGGGGCCTCCAGAACCTCCGGGAAGTTTCAGCCTTGCCTTAGGAGGGTGCCGAGCTGGGCGTGGCTCGTATATAGGTGTGGGGGAGGGTCCGCaggaggggcggggagagagCACCCAAAAGGAGAACTTCAGGCGATGCTCTCCATAGGCAGTTACCTACGGAGGAGAAGGAGGTGCCAGGAAGGGCCAGAGGTGCAGGAGGGAGCAGGGGCGAGGAGCGGGGTTGGGCTGAGAGCAGGCGGGGGCAGAAGGCAGAGGCACCGGGACTCATGCAGGCGGAGGACGCCTGGGCTCCAGGGACGAGCTGTGTCCACCCTGGGCCTGACTTGGCCCGACAAGGATGCTTGCCAGGAAAGAGACGGCAGAGGTCTGGCGTGGGGGAGGCTGACCCACAGGGCCGTCTCCTGGGCGCAGGAGAGCTCGGGGCAGGGGGCTAGGCTCAGCTGGGCTGGCGGGCCTGGTTCCGTTCCAGAGGATGAAGCTGACGGGTCCCAGcggttggaggaggaggaggagcttcGGGGCTGCCTGGGCCAGCGGAGGGTGAGCAAGGTGAGGACGGCGGCTGAGAGGGTGTGGCGCCCTCCCCTGCGCGCCAGTGCCGCCCTGTCCCCTCATGCCTACGCCCCCACGGGGCGACTGTGCCCACAGTGGAACCGGCGCAACGACGTCGGGGAGACCCTGCTGCACCGAGCCTGCATAGAGGGCCAGCTGGGCCGCGTCCAGGACCTCGTGAGGCAGGTGGGCATGCTGCCCCACCCCCGTCACCCTGCGGCCATAGCAGGGGCTCTCGCTGGGGTACTGTCTCcccaggggccagggcagggcgCAGGGGCCGGAGCCAGCGCTGGGGACTCTGTACTTGTGGTGGGGAGTGTCTCCCTCACTCTGGTGTGAcctgggccagggccaggctcGGGGGTGGGCCCCGGGGGCCCTCCTCAGGCTTCAGAGCCCCAGGGCAAGGCCAGGCTGTGGAGTACTCGGGGCCAGGCTCCTTTCCGTTCTTTGTCACAGGGCCACCCCCTGAACCCTCGGGACTACTGTGGTTGGACACCCCTGCACGAGGCCTGCAACTACGGGCATCTGGGTGAGTGTGGGACCGGGGGGTGCTAGCATACgacagggagagggaaagggtcCCTTCCAAGGAAGGGCCCGGGAGGTGGCTCATACCCCCTGTCCACAGACATCGTCCGTTTCCTGCTGGACCATGGGGCTGCGGTGGATGACCCGGGTGGCCAGGGCTGTGAGGGTATCACTCCCCTGCACGACGCCCTCAACTGTGGCCACTTTGAGGTGGCCCAGCTGCTCATTGAGCGAGGAGCGTCGGTCACTCTCCGAACCAGGAAGGTGAGCACAGACGCAGGCCAGGCAGGCGTGGGCCGCGCGCGGTTGGTGGTACTGCTGCTGCCAGCCCTGCTCAGCTGGGTACCCCACAGGGCCGCAGCCCGCTGGAGACGCTGCAGCAGTGGGTGAAGCTGTACTGCAAGGATCTGGATGGCGAGACGCGAGAGAAGGCTGCTGCCATGGAGACGCTGCTCCAGGCGGCCTCTTCGGGCCAAGGCACGTGGGGACCTCCTCTGCCCCTAGGGACACCTCGCTCCTCAGCCTGAGAGTCCCCGGGGCCCTGGGTGGCGGGGATGGTGCCGGGCACTGCCTCACAATAGATTCGATCTCTCCGCAGCTCCCCACAGCTCCCTGGCTCCCCCGACCCTCCCAAGTAACCATCTTTTTGACCCTGAGACCTCTCCTCCCTCAAGTCCCAGCCCAGGACCCCCAGAAGCCTGTCAGGCCAGTGCCAGGGTCTCCCAGGGGCTGGCGGTGCCAGCTGCGGCCAGGCCTTGGAGGAGCAGGCACAAGCTGGCCAGCAGTAGCAGCTCGGAGGGGGAGGACAACCCAGGCCCGCCCCAGCCAACCCAGAAGAGGCTCCGGCACTCTGGCCCATCACTGCCCGCCACGGCCCGGATGCCCGGCCCTGCCAGTGACGGGGAGGCAGCCACAGCGAGTGCCGGCTGGGCAGCCTCCCGGGCGGCCGTCGGCAGTGCGGGCAGTGCCCAGAGCTGccgcctgggccccagccccccTCGAGGCCCCGGCGAGGCCCCCACCCCCCGGGCGGCGCTCCTGCCTAAGGAGGAGTGCTTGGCCGGGGACTGGCTGGAAGAGGACTTGCCGCTGGCCCGCGGTCACCGGGGCAgccacccgccccgcccccggagcAGTGCGGGTGGCAGCAGACACAGTGCCTCGGGGTCAGGCAGTGACGCGAGTGCCGTCAGGCCTCGGGCCCGGGCCGGGCAGAGCCGGCTGTCCTGTGTCAGGAGGTGGAGTGCAGTGGTCAGAGCAGATGCAGCCTGCAGCTCAGCCGCGCGGAGCCCTGAcgtccccagggccctggggcccCCTGGGGGAAGCCCTGCAGCAGGCCAGCCCCTGGTGGGTGTGCAAGCCTGGAGCAGAGCTGCCGCCCAGGCTGGGGCGGTTGGGGGTAGTGGGCGGGGGGCTCCGTCTCTCCTGACGCAGGCTGTTCTTCCCTGCCCGCACCTGCTAGGGTCAGGCCCTGCTCCCTCCCATCCGAGTTCGAGTTCGTGTTCAGAATAATCTTTTCCTCATCCCCGTTCCACACAGGTAAGGTGTCACCTGTCTTCTCCCAACCCCTGGCTCCCTCTGCGCCTCTGCGGGTTCTGGGCCGGGGGATGGTGCGCAGGGGCAGCAGAGGGCCCTCACGGCTGTAGATGGCGTGGGCTGTGCGTTGAGAATCCATCTGGTTTTATACCCCACCTCTGGGGGGCTGGTAGCTGGGGGAGGTGATGGCAGACACAGGCTCGGGGAGGCCCTGCGTCCCTAGAAAGGGCCCGGAGGTGCTGCACGTGTGCACGGGGCACTGGCATGTCACACgtaggggcagggggagaggaaggagccagACGAGGGAGCTGTGGACGCCAAGCTGGGATGGCAGGACCCCGGCGGCCTCTCCTCAGCGTGTGCAGGAACCTGGCCAGGTCCAAGACTCAGCTCGCCCTCTGTCCCCACAGCAGGGAGACCCACTCCGTGGCCTGGCTGGCTGAGCAGGCTGCCCAGCGTTACTACCAGGCCTCTGGGCTGCTGCCTCGGCTCTCCCTACAGAAAGAGGGGGCCCTGCTGGCCCCACAGGACCCCATCTCCGACGTGCTGCAGAGCAAtgaggaggtgagtggcagggcCGGGCCCTGAGCTCGGGGTGTTCTCCAGCACTGCGTGCCGGGGGCTGCACACCGCTGGTGCTTTCCAGGTGTTGGCTGAGGTGACTTCGTGGGACCTTCCCCCGCTGACAGACCGCTACCGCCGGGCCTGCCAGAGCCTGGAGCAAGGTAAGGGCCCAGGGGGCCCTGCGGCGGTGGCCTGGGCAGAGGGCTGGGTGTGCGGGCTCCACCTGCCCGTGCCACTCCCAGGTCTGCGGGCCTCGACTCCCAGGACCCCAGGTGTTCACCGGGGTCCCTTCCCGCCACACCTGTTCTCGGCTTTTCCTCCCCTACCTAGTGGCCCTGTGTGTAggtagtggggtggggggggagattGGCCCCGTCTGGAGGTAGATGAGCACCACCCACCGTCTGTGCGGTGTGGCTCCTGGGCCACGGGGTCCACAGGCCTCTGGTGGCTGCGCCAGGGCTCGTGGGCGAGGAGGGGCTGCCTGGTTTGCCTCTCGTGACGCACAGGGCAGGACAGGCAGGCTGTGGTCCTTATGACGCGTCATCCCCCTCCAGGGGAGCACCAGCAGGTGCTGCAGGCGACGGAGCGTCAGGGCTCGGGCCCCGCTTTCAGCGCCTGCTCCCTGGCGCTGCGCCAGGCCCAGCTCACGCCGCTGCTGCGGGCCCTGAAGCTGCACTCGGCGCTCCGGGAGCTGCGCCTGGCCGGGAACCGGCTGGGGGATGGATGTGTTGCCGAGCTGCTGGCCGCCCTGGACACCGTGCCCGGCCTGACCCTCCTCGACCTCTCCTCCAACCACCTGGGCCCTGAAGGCCTGCGCCAGCTTGCTGCGGGCCTCCTGGGGCAGTCCACCTTGCAGGTAGAGGCGTGGGGAACAGTGGGCCGGTACCAGGGCAGCATCTGAACGTCCATATCTAGCCCATCCCTGGGTGGGAAGGCGCGGTTGAGAGTGCTGGCCGGTACCCAGCTCCGGGTGGCCCAGACCAGATCCTCTGGGGAACCCATGTCTCCACAGAACTTGGAAGAGCTGGACTTAAGCATGAACCCCCTCGGGGATGGCTGTGGCCAGGCCCTGGCCTCCATCCTACGGGCCTGCCCCTTGCTCAGCACCCTGCACCTCCAGGCCTGTGGCTTTGGCCCCAGCTTCTTCCTGAACCACCAGGCGGCCCTGGGCAGCGCCTTCCAAGGTGAGCTGCCGGGCACGTCCACTCCCTGGCCCCACTCGAGCGTGAGGACCGCTAGGGCACGAGCCCGGCTTCCGGGAGCACGTAGGCGCACGTGCAGGTGCTGGACCTGTCTGGGCTCAGAGGGACGCCGGGTGCTTGCCTGGCCTGGGCGGCCCCCTCAGGACGCAGCCCCAGTCCCAGCTACGCTGCAGGCCAGAGCCCCAGCCCCACGGCTCTCACCAGGTCTGAGCATCCCGTTTGCCGGAGGCGATTCCGCCACAAGCCCACTGGGGCTGCAGAGACCCGCCGTCCCAGCGCTGAGAAGCTGGAAACTGGGGTCCTCTGGGGGGCTTTCCACAGAGCTATGAGCACAGTGGCACGGGAGGAGGGGTCTGGGACTGGGGTGGCAGATGGAGtgctccccgccccgccccaccacACCACATGTGGGTGTCCCAGCCTAGGGCCTGTCTCGGGTCACCTGGGGCCATCCTGTTGTCAGTAGGGGCAGGTAGAGGACCCAGAAATGGTGGGAAGAAGCTGGGCTCAGGAGTCCagtccttccccctccccactgggagACACTGGGCCAGAGCCACCCCAGTTTCCCTGCACACCAAACCTCGGGGACGAGGACGGCTTCCCGAGGGTCACGAGGGTTCTGGGCCCAGGACTGTgcggcagggctgggggcggCGGCAGCACGCGGGCCTGACAGAGGCTCTGGCCCTTGGTACAGGCGCCAAGTGCCTGAAGACACTGTCCCTGTCTTACAACGGCCTGGGCACCTCCGCCCTGGCCCAGGCCCTGCGGAGCCTGCCAGCTCGCACCCTCCTGCGCCTGGAGCTGGGCTCTGTGGCCGCCAGCAAGAGTGACCCAGGCCTCATGGAGCCCGTGGTCAGCTACCTGACCAAGGTATGCGGTCAAGGAGGGACACTAAGCCAGAGGCACCTTGGGCCACCCAGGATTGGCGGGTGGTGCTGGGAAGAGGCTTGCACGTTTGGAAAAAACAGAGGCGGGGAAAGCTTTCTGTGGGCCTGCCTGCCTCAGGCCGTGAATTCCTGGCCAGCAGGAAGGACACCTGGGatccagggaggcagggagggcaggtCCCCCACTCAGGCCAGCTCCCCTTGGGCCTCCGCTGTCTAGGAAGGCTGCGCCCTGGAGCACCTGGGCCTGTCGGCAAACCACCTGGGCGATGAGGCCGTGAGAGATCTGAGCAGGTAATGCCAGCCAGCTTGTGCCACCACCATCCTGCAGGGGTTCTGATCTCAGGGCCCAGGAGCCCGGGGAAGCTGGGGCTGCTTGCCCCGGCGTGCCCCGAGACCTGGCCGCCAGCCACTAGCCTGCTTCCTGGCTGGCCCTCGTGTCTCTCTTCATGCTCCCACAGCTCTCGAGACTCTTTCCCTCTGGTGTGTCCTCTCCTGTCACCCTTTGTCCAGCAGCCCAGGCAAGGGCCACTGCTTCTGTGGCCCTCCAGCCTCAGCTGGCTTGCGGGAGTGTGAGGCACCCGTGCCCGGCTGGGGGCAAAGCCTGTGGGCCTGGCCTGTAGCTCCCCGAGCCTTGGGGTCACCTGGGGCAGCGTCCCCTCGTGATGGAAGCCGACCCCCGGGCTTCTTCCCTGTCTCAGATGTCTGCCTCTCTGCCCCTCGCTGGCCTCGCTGGACCTGTCTGCCAACCCCAAGATCAGCTGTGCTGGCCTGGAGGAGCTCCTGTCTGCCCTCCAAGGGCGGCCCCAAGGCCTCAGCTTCCTCGGCCTGTCAGGTGAGCTCTGGGTATGGTGGCTATACCTGCCACACCGGAGCTGGTGACCCAGCTTCCTCCTCGAGGACCTGCCTTAGGCCCAGGTGCCTCCTCTGAAGGGGCCGTCACTGCCACCAGCCAGACCGCAAGGGTGGGCTGGGCCCCTTGGGGTTGCCACAGCGGAGGACGGTGACCATTGTGACTGGAAGCAGGTGTGAGCCTCACTCCTCAAACCGTAGGGCGGGAGGACCGTGGGTCTCTGCCTGTGGCCTGGTCAGCCTGACCCTCGAGACCATGGCCGGGGGACCCACTGCCACAGGGACTTTCTCGTTCCTGTTGTCCAGAGGGAGGGACGTCGGGCTAGGGTGGCAATACCTGCCTCTGAGAGACCCTCCCGCTTCCTGGCCAAGGCTGCCCTGACCCTACCGTCCAGGCCTATGGCCTGACTTAGCTGGTTTCTCTGGCCACGCCCCGGTGCAGGACCCTACCAGAGCTGTCTTGAGAAGGACCCCAGGGAGGTGCATTTGGTAAACTGGCCACCCAGCAGCCTGGCACATcctgctggggcccagggcaggacaGAGCAGGCTTTGCCCTCTAGAAGAACAAGGGCTGGGAGTGGGTCTACACACAGGGGACCCCGGGGTTCTTCCTGCTCCTCGCCCACGGGCCCACAGGGCCAGCCTGGCTCCTCCAGGAAGGCCCCCCTGAAGGTGGGCTGGTAGGAGACCTGCGCTCAGCTGAGGGGCTGCTCCCCTCTCACCAAGCTCCCTGGGGTCGTGAGCCTGCTGGGTATTCTCTGGTCTCTCTGAGGATTGAGCCTTGTAGCTCAGTGTCTTGAGACTCACAGGTAGCCCTTTGGGTCCATTTTATGGAGGGAGAGACCCAGGCATCGTCAGACAATGGCAGAGGCACAGATGTGAATGCGGTGTTTACTTTAGCCAACCTCCCTCGTGCCCGACCACTGGCTGGGAAGGGAGTCCACAGTCCTGGGCACACTAGGCCTGGGAGAGCACACTCCTTCCTAGAGAATTATAGGGCCTCTGCTGGCCTTTGCTCATGCCCCTCGCTGCAGCCCTTGGGGCCTCAGAGGAAGTGGTAAAGAGAAAAGCCCCACAGGGCCCCCCTCTACGAACACCACTGGTTCCCGCGGGCCCCCGGCCATAGCCTGAGGCCTACTCCTGCCTTCCCTCTGCAGGCTGTGCTGTCCAGGGCCCCCTGGGCCTGCGCCTCTGGGACAACTTAACGGTGCAGCTGCAGGAGCTGCAGCTGTGCAGCAGACGTCTCTCTGCTGAGGACCGGGATGCCCTGCATCAGCTGCTGCCCAGCCAGCTGGGCCCCAAAGCATGCACCCTGGACCGGGGACCCAGGCTCTTCTTCAGGCACCTCTGACTGGCTGAGCCatgccccgccctccccacccgCCCAAGCCTCTAATAAAGGAAGCCGCTGctgctgcctccctccctgctgtGGCCTTCGGAGGGGTTCACTGTGCTGTCAGAGCGCTCTGGAATGAGGCCTCCCTCCCCAATAAGCAGTGAGCCACAACCAGCAGAGAGAGGGTTTATTCACAGGCAGCCAAGTGAGGGGACAGGAGGACGGATCTCAGACTGGCCTCCCCAAAGTAGGGGCGTAGGGTATTTACGGGATGAAGAAGCAggttgggggaattccctggcagtccagtgattaggactccaacACTTTCACTGCCGACAGCCTGGGCCTGGTTCcatgttcagggaactaagatcctacaagctgtgtggccaaaaaagaaaggaaaaaaaaaaggcagggtgATCTTAAGCATGGGGAAAGGAGATTGGAGGTAGGAAAAAGGTGACATAATCTGTGTTCTGCAGAGGTGTGTCTGAATTACCTGCTTCCTCATGGGACCCGTGTTAAAAAATGGCACATGATCTGAGGGTGGGGGCTTGGGCCCTCTTGATGTCAAAAGGTCATTCACTGGACACCTGTGCAGGCCCAGTTTTAGGGTTGGTGGTCCCAACCAGTCTTAACTGGCTTGAGCTCAGACTGGACACAggtgactccaagttcctggaaaacaactcagAGCAAACATCTTATTTTTCAGGACATGCACGTTTTTGTATCAACAATTAAAGGCGAGCTTGGTCAGTGAAGGCAGGTTACAAGCGGAGggctttttttcattgaagtacacttaatttgcaatgttgtgttagtttcaagtgtacagcaaggCAATTCAGCTCAgttttgtatatatgttttatatatatgttgtttttcagattcttgtccattataggttattaaaagataccgaatatagtttcctgtgcggtacagtaggtccttattgtttgtGGAGGAGTTTTTACGAAGCTGTAAAGACAAGCTCAAGGATTTCTGTTACCAATTTCTGTTAACCCTGTGGGGCACAGTTTCCAGGACAGATCCGGCCACTTAGAGGCCCTACAGGTGAAGGCAAAGCCTTCTCCCTTCGTTACCTCTTCCGGTTCCtatcaggcatggctggatcagACCCGCAGAGTGTTACCCCCGGcccggcctggcctggcctgagcGCGGGGTTGCGGGGAAGTAGCCAGAAGCCCAGGCGGACCGACCCCGCGCGCAGGCGCAGACATCAGGACCCGGCGCCGAGGAAGTGCGCGCAGGCGGATACATCGGGGCCCGCGCACAAGCGAAGACGTCAGGGAGCGCTCCGCCCCCGCGCCATTTCCGGGATCCGCGAGGCCTCCCAGGTACTCCAGGCCGGGGGCGGGCGGGAAAGGCGGCCCTGGCTGAGGCCCGGGGGTGTCGCTGTGCCGTGGAGGGCACTCCGCGCCCGTGCTCCTCCTCGCTCTCCGTCTTGTGGTCCCCTTTCCCGGTGCCCGGCTCTCCTGGCTCCCCCCAGGGCTCCAGAGCCGTTTCCCCGGGACTGGCGCCTCCGAGCGCGGCGCTCAGACCGCCGGGCCCGAAGGTTCCCGCGGCCTATGCGCCCCGCACCCGGCCCGCCCGATCGCCCACCGCGCTCATTGGGCTTTCTCTAGAAGCTCGCCGTTCTGGGTCGGGGCAGGTTGGTGAGGTTCAGCCGAGTATTCGCTTGTGGCCGTGGACGTCCGTTTTCGTGGCTGCGTGGAATCTCGCTCTAGAGCCACAGACGATCCGTTTATTCCTTCTCTCCGTTGCGCCTCCTCTCTGATGCGGCGGGAGGGTGGCTCAGTGGTATCcgtgtccccaccccacccccgcggGCTCTCGTAATTGCGTCGGCCTTctcggccccgcccccgctccccTGCTGCTTAACTTGTACAACCTTGGCCTTTCCCAGCCCTGATCCCgccttccctctgcccagcctccGCACGCCGGGGTGCCCGGGGCTCAACGTGGGCTGCTTTCCTTTCTACCTTGGTTCGCCCTTAGCCATCTCCTGTGGGACGCCATCCGTCCCCTCATTGCAACTGGCTCAGCCCTTCCAGCCCCGGCCTCTCCCCTGATCTCCAGCCGCCTCAGCAGCTTCCTCGGATGTCTGCGGAGCCTCTCAAAGCCAACAGATCAACCGCAGCGCTTTCCTGCACACCAGCCTGCCCTCCACACCTACTTTGTTCACTTTCTCCATCTCAGTTCACCTCACTGTCACGGTGCCACTGGTCCAGAAATAAGGGTGTCATTCTTgagtcctttttaatttttaccccTTTTCAAATTCTCCATTGGGTCTGGTGGTTCCATCTCCAAAGCACGTCAGGACGTGGCCCCAGTCACCGCATCAGCTTCCGGAGTGGGCAAGCGATCCTGCTTCCACGGCCGGCGCAGCCCGCCGCCCACCTGGAGCCGGAAGGACTTTCTTCAGTCTTCCAGTAGTTCCCTCTGGCTGTGCCAGGATAAACCCAGACTCCTTCTCCTGGCCTGTGAGATCTGTGCCCTTTGATCCCCCTGCCTCTCTGTCCTCATTCCTAGGACGCCCCTCACCCCCTAGGACGCCCCTCACTCAGAAAGCTCACcgtcccccccgccaccccccacgCTTGTCTGTTTTTCTAAATTCATTCCTGCGTAAAGACCTCACATTATACGTACTATTGTAcgtgctgttctctctgcccaaACGTTCACCCAGGTCATTCATCTGATAGTTGCAGCCCCTTCATCTCCTGGCCACCTGACTCAGAGCAACCTGCCCTGACCATGCTCCagggcacccctcccccacccaccccctctgCCATCCCGCCCTTGCTCACTCCTGAGATGCTCACCTGCACCTGCTTCCTGCCAGCAGCCTCCAGGGTGGCTCGGTGTTCCCAGCACGGTGCACAGCACCCTGTGTGTTCATTGCTGAGGATGGGGAAGCTCTTCATGAGGCCCAGCCCTCAGGGGTGTTAGGGGGTCACCTTTGCGTCAGCACTGGCTCTGCTCCCTAGGTCTCTGTACTGTGGCCACCTGAGCCTGCAGGATGTTTCACGGGATTCCAGCCACTCCTGGCATGGGAGGTGAGTGTGGCCCAAGCTGGGCCCAGGGACCCAGAGGGCCTAGGCTTTCAGCCTCTGCGGCAGAGGCTGATGGGAGTGGTGGCCGGAGCATTTGGGAGGTCTATAAGTGTCCGCCCCCGCAAGACCTCAGGTAGTGGCCAGGGGCCCAGAGACCTCCTCCAGGTGGGGTCAGCTGGGCGCAGAGATGACAGCTTTAGTGTGGCTGGAACCTCAGGGGGTCTTGGGTATCCCACAGTCCCCAAGCCAGGGAATAGATTACAAAGCGTGTGACAAACGTGTGTGCCCATCACTGCATCGTAAGCAAGGTAGCCCAGAAACAGGTGGAATGGAGGACCAGCCCTGCCGTGCAGCCCCCTGGACCCAGAGGCATGTCCTCTGCTCAGGTCACCCCACAAACTAACTGATGGGGATGCCGAGATTGAAATTCCCCCAGCTCCCTTTGGGACATAGCCCGGGGGAGGCCTTGGGAGGGGTGCTGAGATGGGGCTGGGCCAGGGCGGTGGACAAGCTTGCCAGGGTGACCTTCGTAAGCAGCCTGCCAGCTATCTGCCTGTTCTGTCGCAGCCCCTGGAAACAAGCCGGAGCTGTATGAGGTGAGTGGCGGGCACCCGCCTGGCGGCGTTGGCCAATAGTCCTTGTCCGCGTGGTCCTCACCGGGGCCCCGCAGCCACTGTGGCGCTACTGGCCGACCCTCTGCCCTGTCTCCCTAACAGGAAGTGAAGCTGTACAAGAATGCCCGTGAGCGGGAGAAGTGAGTCCAGCACCCACGCTGCCTGCCTCCCCCATACTGAGGGTCAGAAGGACATGGGGTCGGCCCAGGGAAACGGGTCCCAAGAAGCCTCtgccaggggtggggtgagaggggcAGCCAGACACGGAGCTCTGCCTCGGCGGCACCTGGGGTAGGACTGGCACCCTAGGCTCCGGGACCCCGGCTTCCCTGCCTTGGCGGCCGCGGCTGAAGGAGGCGCCCCCTCAGGTATGACAACATGGCGGAGCTGTTTGCAGTTGTGAAGACGATGCAGGCCCTGGAGAAGGCATACATCAAGGACTGCGTCAGCCCCAACGAGTGAGAGCCCGCTTCCCTGCACCACCGACCCATACTTGGAAGCTTGTTTCTGCCCTCCAGGGCTGGGGTGCTCAGTAAGGAGCAAGG
This window of the Balaenoptera musculus isolate JJ_BM4_2016_0621 chromosome 17, mBalMus1.pri.v3, whole genome shotgun sequence genome carries:
- the TONSL gene encoding tonsoku-like protein isoform X2, producing the protein MSLDRELRQLSKAKAKAQRSGQLREEAAVCHQLGELLASHGCYAEALREHQQELQLLETADDPLGCAVAHRKIGERLAEMEDYSAALQHQHRYLELACSLSNHVEQQRAWATIGRTHLDVYDHHQSQDALLQAQGAFEKSLAIVDEKLQGSLAKRELSEMRTRLYLNVGLTCDSLQQAALCHAYFTKSIFLAEQNHLYEDLFRARYNLGAIHWRRGQHSQAMRCLEGARKCARILKQGSLESECCLLLSQVLQDLGDFLAAKRALKKAYRLGSQKPLQKALVCRTLKYVLAVVRLQQELEEAEESDPRGAVGICEQLGDLFSKAGDFPKAAVAYQKQLQFAELLNRPGPELAVIHVSLAATLGDMKDHRQAVRHYEEELRLRDGSALEEAKTWLNIALSREDAGDAYEVLAPCFQKALSCAQQAQQPRLQRQVLRHLHAVQLRLQPQEAPGTEARLQELRPAEGEEEEGDEEDEEDEGDDAALEAIEVELSESEDEADGSQRLEEEEELRGCLGQRRVSKWNRRNDVGETLLHRACIEGQLGRVQDLVRQGHPLNPRDYCGWTPLHEACNYGHLDIVRFLLDHGAAVDDPGGQGCEGITPLHDALNCGHFEVAQLLIERGASVTLRTRKGRSPLETLQQWVKLYCKDLDGETREKAAAMETLLQAASSGQAPHSSLAPPTLPSNHLFDPETSPPSSPSPGPPEACQASARVSQGLAVPAAARPWRSRHKLASSSSSEGEDNPGPPQPTQKRLRHSGPSLPATARMPGPASDGEAATASAGWAASRAAVGSAGSAQSCRLGPSPPRGPGEAPTPRAALLPKEECLAGDWLEEDLPLARGHRGSHPPRPRSSAGGSRHSASGSGSDASAVRPRARAGQSRLSCVRRWSAVVRADAACSSAARSPDVPRALGPPGGSPAAGQPLGQALLPPIRVRVRVQNNLFLIPVPHSRETHSVAWLAEQAAQRYYQASGLLPRLSLQKEGALLAPQDPISDVLQSNEEVLAEVTSWDLPPLTDRYRRACQSLEQGEHQQVLQATERQGSGPAFSACSLALRQAQLTPLLRALKLHSALRELRLAGNRLGDGCVAELLAALDTVPGLTLLDLSSNHLGPEGLRQLAAGLLGQSTLQNLEELDLSMNPLGDGCGQALASILRACPLLSTLHLQACGFGPSFFLNHQAALGSAFQGAKCLKTLSLSYNGLGTSALAQALRSLPARTLLRLELGSVAASKSDPGLMEPVVSYLTKEGCALEHLGLSANHLGDEAVRDLSRCLPLCPSLASLDLSANPKISCAGLEELLSALQGRPQGLSFLGLSGCAVQGPLGLRLWDNLTVQLQELQLCSRRLSAEDRDALHQLLPSQLGPKACTLDRGPRLFFRHL